The segment GGCGAAGCCGCCGATTCGATGATCGCTTTCTACGGCCGAGCTGCTGTCGAGGCGCAAGACGACGAAATGGTGGCGTGGTGGTACGGCCACTTGAACGAGTCGGTGAAACAATTCCCCGAATACTGGGCGGCGATCGGAACCCAGTTGATTGCCGAAGCGGAATACGCCGACGCGGTTCGGGCGCTGGCCGAAGCGGTGCGATTGGACCCGACCGACCTGCGGTCAACGCGGCGAATTTTCCAAGGGCTGCGTTCGATGAACGAAACTGAAAAAGCCCAGACATGGATCGACCGCTACGCCTTGCTGAATCAAATCTTGAACGAAAGCAACGCGATCGCCGCCTCGAACGCACCGGCCACGGAATCGTTTCAAGCTTTGGCCAAGGATCTGGACTCCATTGGACGCCGACTCGAAGCCCTATTATGGCAAGTGGTCTTAGTCACCCGCAGCGGCGACTCGCAGGACAACTTGGCGGGTTTCAAAACAGACCTGCAGCAAACACTCGCCGATGGAACCGCCTTTCCCGAACCGTCCGAAATTTGGTGCGACATGAACTTGGCCGATCGGCCACTGCCCCCATTCCCTTCGCGAATCGCGGCGATCGGCGACAAGAACGATTCAGCCTCAAAGGGTTTCGCGAAACCAACAGTGCCCGATCCGGCCGACTTCGTTAACATTTCCAACGAAGTTGGCCTGAAGCATAGCTACCGAATTGCCAAAGAACCGATCGCAAAAGGCTTCGCAATCTACCAGTCGCTGGGCGGCGGCGTTGCAGTCACTGACTTCGACCTTGACGGCCGGCCAGATCTCTATTTTTGCCAAGGCGCCGCCGATCCCGATAATTTTGTCGCCATCGATTCAGACCGACTCTATCGGACGGTGGAACGTACCGATAAGAATCGCACGAATGACGTGCAATCAAACGACCAACACCTCGTGGACGTGACGACGCCGTCTGGGTTGAACGAACGAAGCTATACCGTCGGTGTCACGTCAGGCGATTGGAATCAAGACGGGTTCGCAGACTTGGCAATCGCGAACATCGGTGCCAACCAAATCATGATCAACCAAGGCGATGGAACCTATCGACCCGAGCCGCTGGACGAGATATCGGACCTGACGAATTTAAGCACGTCGCTTGCGATGGGCGACATGACCGGCGACCACTTGCCCGATTTATTTTCACTCAATTACCTGCGCGATGAAAACATCGCCAAACTCCCCACCGTTGACTCCGCCGGTGACGTTGTGGACGCGATCGCGCCGCTAAGCGTCGCCCCGACTCGAGACATTCTTTACGCAAACACCGGCGACGGTCGATGGAAGGCATCGGTGGTTGGCGACGATGTATCCAACGCTTGTACGGGGCTCGGAATTATCCTGACCGACTTGCTATCAGATCACGATGGCAATGAAGCTTACATCGCAAATGACGTGCGAAACAATCAACTTTGGGCACAAGGCGAAGGACACAAACTGACCGACTTGGCAATTGCCAGCGGATGCGCGTACGGATCGATTGGATCAGCTACTGGCGCGATGGGAATCGCTTCTGCCGATCTTGATCGCAGTGGATCGGTCGATTTGCATGTTACCAATTACATGAACGAACCGGTAAGTCTTTTCCTAAACCGAAATGGCCTGTTCCGCGACATGAATGTCAAGTTCGGGGTCGATCGCGAGAGCACGGAGATGGTCGGATTCGGCACGCAAGCGATCGACTATTCCAACGACGGATGGCCGGACCTCGTCGTCACCAACGGACACATTGAAGACCTGCGACGGCGAGGCAATCAACCGTTCCAGCAACCGTTGCAATTGTTCGCAAACTTAGGTGACCGTTTCGAAATCACCCAGCCACGCGATTCAGAGTACTGGTCGACGCCTCGCTTGGGACGAGCGATGGCTCGACTTGATTTTAATCGCGATGGAAGAATGGACTTTGCGATGACAGATTTGCTGGGCCCCGCTTCGCTGCTGATCAATCAGTCGCCGACCAATCATCACTGGGTTTCTTTTCATCTCGTCGGCACCACTAGCGAGCGAGATGCAATTGGGGCACACGTCGAGATCACAGCGGGTGATCAGCAATGGTCGGCTTGGGTGACGGCAGGCGACGGATTCCTTTGCAAAAACGAATCAGTGGTCCATTTCGGAATCGGAGCCGAAGCGCGACTCGACCAAGCGACGGTAACTTGGCCAAGCGGAAAGATTCAGACCTTCAACACTTTGCCTGCCGACCAGAGCATGCTGCTAGTCGAAGGCGATGCAGAACCGTTCGCCCTGCCACGACATTAGACAGTCGCGTTCGCGACGTCACTGAACGGACTTCTGCGTTAACACAAAACAGAGCCTCCGCGAACGAATCAAGCCGACTCGCAATTTGCGAATCGGCTCAATGACGCTTCTTTGACTGCGGACGAAACCACCGCGTCACACTTAGTTTCCGGGGCCGGCTTTATCTGCCGACTTCATCGCTTCGGCGTATGATTGTTGCCGTTCGATGCGTTGCTGTTCGATTTGCGTGTTGTCGCCTTCGACCAGAGTTGCTTCGTTGCCGCCACCACATCCAGTGATTGCGGACATCGCGAGCATCAAAGCGGCGAAGATCAGTTTGGGGGTTGATGTTTTCATAAATTGTGCCTTGATAAAAAGAGGCCTCATGCAGATTGATACTGCATGAGGCCATTGAATAAGTCGAAGATCTTACAGCTCTTCTTCGATCGTTTCTTTCGATGCACGAGTCCCTAATGATCCCCAGAGACCGTACGGGCTCTGAGCACCTGGAACTGGATTCGGAGCAACGTTTCCGTACTCAACCATTTTGGTAGTTAGGCTGCCAGACTCGATCGAGTCGGTCACAAACTTAATGGCTCCGTCACCCATCAGCACGTGACACCCACCTTGGTGACGACTACTTGGCGGAACAATACCTTCCTGTCCAACCCAGTCGCCTTGGTAACACAAAGTCGAGTTCGGTGGCAGGATCGTCATCATGCCGGTGTACATGTGCTCGCCCGACATCCAGCGATACCCGCGACCGGTATCCGCACCGCGATCAACCGCGAAGGTCGGTGTCGTCGAGGCCCAGAATCGAGGCCGAAGTGGATCAACCGAACCGTCGGTTTGACACACCGAAGGCTTCGCCTTGACACCGGTTGATGGATCGTTCTTGTTGTAAGCGGCCGTTGTAGTGATGTCGCGATCACCAAGGTCGGTGTTCATTTCACCGGCGATGATCGTGTTCGACAGACCGTCAAGAATGTCGCGGAATGCCATCTTCGTGTGAACAACAAACGCACCGCGTTGGCCGGCACGAGACCATTCTGCGTCACCCGAGTTGACGACCAACTGAGCGTTGACTGGGCCTGATTCTGCTTTCGAGAACGAGTCGCCAAGGCAGGCTGCGTAGTTCGTGCGTCCCATCGATGGCAAGCCACGACCTGGGTCCGAAGGGCAGCGGAACGACGGAACTTCAGTCATCGCTGGAATGTAGGTCGTCGTTTCAGGTTTAGGACCCATCGCGTTCCACGGTGGAGTCCGAGTTTGCTTGGCACCGCCAACCAACTCGAATCCGTTCGGGTTAGCAATTTGCTCCCAAAGGGCTTGCTGCTCGATGAATGGTGTCAGACCAACCAGCCAGCTCAATTGACTTTGACTAGTGACGGACGAACCATCCCACCAATTGCCGGCGCCCATCGACAGGCCAGTGCCGCTCTTCTGCTTGGGCAACTGGTTGAACGCAGAGTGATAGTTGTGGACCCCAAGGCCGATTTGCTTGAAGTTGTTGCTGCAGCTCATGCGGCGAGCCGCTTCGCGGGCAGCTTGAACGGCAGGCAACAATAGGCCTACCAACACACCGATGATGGCAATGACCACCAACAGTTCGACGAGCGTGAAGCCCGAACGAAGAGACTTAGGACGACTCATGAAACACTACCTTCAGATAAGGGAAACGTAAAGAAACAACTGCTTAAGGGGACAGACAGACAACTCGATCGCAAGTCAACAAGATCTCGTTCAAGCGATTCAACAGAATGGTCCCGAATGGGCCAACAAACCCACGCTGGCAGATCCAACTAGATTCGGGCAACCGATTCTCTCCTTTGCAACTCTGCCTTCATGACAGGAAGTTCGCAGGGTTCGTCTCGCATCAAGCTCAACAAACCAGCCGCAGCGGCAACGCCAATTTCGTGCCCTGGCTGACGCACCGTCGTAAGCGGGGGAGTCACAAATGCGGACTCAGCCTGATCGTCAAAACCAATGATCGAGACATCCTCAGGGACTCGAATTCCGCTTCGCTGTAACGCCAAACGCGCGCCATAGGCAACCATGTCGTTAGCACAAAAAATCGCCGTGAACACCTTGCCTCGCATCAACAAAGAACTAACCGCCAAGATTCCCGACTGGGCCGAAAAGTTCCCTTCGATCACCAAATCAGGATCCAATTCAATCCCCGAATCCGCCAAAGCGTCGGCGTAGCCTTCGTATCGACGAATCGCATCCTGGTGATGTTTGATTCCGCGGACCAACGCGATGTCGCGATGCCCGAAGTCAATTAGGTGCTTGGTTGCCTCATATGCCGCCGCCCGATTGTCAACGTAAACGCACTGACCTTCCCAGCCGGGAAGCTCCTTGCCGATGACGATCGTCGGCAATCGCTTCCGCAACTGATCGAGATCCGACAGCGAGACGTCACCGCCAAGCAAAAGCAGCCCGTCGACTTTGCGACCGAGTACGGTCTGAATGACCTGCAACTCGGTTCCTTCTTCCCACTGTCCATCGACAAACAATGGAGAGTAGCCAGTGCCGGAAAAACCTTGAATCACACCCTGCATGATTGTGTCGTAGAACGGGCTACCAATTTTCTGAGTCACCACCCCGACAGTCATCGACCGGCCGCTAGCGAGGCTGCGAGCGAAAATATTCGGCTCGTACCCGAGCGACTCCATCGCTTCTAGCACAGTCGTGCGAGTCCGCTGGTTGACGATCGACTTGTCGTTGAGCACGCGCGAAACGGTACTCTTCGAAACGTTTGCTCGCTCAGCAATGTCACTGATTGTCGTGTTATTGAGCTTCATCAAACCGGCTTGCGAAAAGAGCGGGGAAGGTTCCGAACAGGCGGAAACCAAGTCACCTGTGCTCGACTGTACACCCAACCCCGCAATTATGCAACCGGTTTCTTAAAATTCACAAAAAAACTTCATTTCAACCAAAAACAACCCCCATGAAGTTGCAACCGGTTGCAAACGAATGTACTTTCGATGTCGATAACGGTGCCGTTAAGCACCGCTACGCTGCAACTGCTTGCAGCTTTGTGTCAAATTTCTCTTCATTCGACTGACCGGAGCACCGCCGAAGTGCCATATTCCGAGCCCAACGGTGCCACTGCGGCTGCGAAAACGGTGTCCAACGGTCAATTAAGCGTTGGGGAAAAGGTGGGCTACGGCCTGGGCGACACCGCTTCGAATTTGTACTGGAAGACTTTCGAGTTCTTTCTGGTGTACTTCTATACCGACGTCTTCGGCTTGACGGCCAAGTCGGCGGGCACGCTGATGTTGGTGACGCGGATCTGGGACGCGATCAACGACCCGTTCGTGGGTTACTTGTCGGACCGTACTCGTACGACCTGGGGTCGATTTCGCCCGTACTTGGTTTGGATGGCTTTACCGTTTGCGATCACTGGAACGCTGACGTTCTTCACGCCCGACCTGGGGCCGACCGGCAAACTGATCTACGCCTACGTCACGTACACATTGGTGATGATGATGTACACGGCGATCAACATCCCGTACGGCGCGCTGATGGGCGTGATCACTTCCAGTTCGATTGAACGAACCAGCGTGTCAACGTACCGGTTCATCGCTGCGTTTTGCGGCGGCATTGTGGTCCAGTACTGCACCCTGGGGATGGTGCGTTACTTTGGCGGCAGCGAAACAATCTTAGTCGACGGTGTCGAGAAAGAGATTGTGATCAACGAGCAGATGGGATTCTTCTGGACCATGCTGGTGTTCTCGGTCGCCGCTGTGATTCTGTTTTTGATCACGTTTGCAACGACCACCGAACGAGTCCAGCCAGCAACAGACGTGAAGTCAACGTTCCGCGCCGATTTAAAGTTTGTGCTCACCAACAACTTGCTGCACCAACTGATGCTCGGCGGCATCGCATTTCTTGCTTGCCTGGCAACTGCGTTCTCGGCATCGACGTTGATTCCGATCCTGGCCAGCTACGTGACCCTCAACTTGCTAATGCTGGGTGTTCGAAAATATGCGATTCATCGTTTTGCAGACTCCACCGAAGCGTCGACCTTTGAATCCGATTTCATAGACTTGCTTCACAACCGCCCTTGGATGGTATTGTTTGGATTCGGGCTACTGCAACTATCGGGCTTGTTCGTTCGCGGAGGCGCGATTCTGTACTACTTCAAGTACTACTGTGGCGATGCAGGCCTAGCGCCGAATTTCTGGGTGATCGGCAGTTTTGCTGCGATCGCAGGCATGCTGCTGACCAAACCGCTCACGCGAATCTTCGGCAAAAAGGCACTGATGATCGGATTGAATGCCGGTGTCGGCATCCTATGCGGTTGCTTTATTTTCCTAAAGCCAGACCAAGTCAACGCAATGCTTGCACTTCAAGTCGCTGGATCGTTTATCGGCGGCCCAATCCCCGTTTTGTTATGGGCGATGTATGCCGACACGGCTGACTATTCCGAATGGCGGACTCATCGCCGCGCGACGGGTTTAGTTTTCGCGGCTGCGACGTTCTCGCAAAAAATGGGCTGTGCAGTGGGCGCCGCAATGACCGGATTCGCGCTGGACTTTTACAGCTATTCGCAACCAATCGACGGAGTCGACCAGCTGCAATCCGACACAACCCTGAATGGCCTCTGCATGATGATGAGCGTGATCCCTGCGGGCTTTCTGTTGGCAGCGGCGGCTTGCATGCTGTTTTACAACATCAGCCACAGCCTTGAACAGCAAATTGAGGCGGACCTGCAAGCACGCAAGGCAACTGAACCGACTGTCGCTTAGCCTCCGTCCGCACCCAACTTGAATCGCAACCTACCAAGCGCTGACTCATGAATCACTTGGACCTCCGATTGCCTGCCACGATCGCCCCGAACCAACCATTCCCTAACGCAATGCAACACAGCGCAATGCAACACAATGCCATCGCAAACACCGAATCGGACAATCCCGTCATGGGCGAGTTCGTAACGATCGAGGACGCAGCATGGTACCGCATCACCAACAGCCATTTGATGCCTGAATTCTTCATGAGCATCGTCAGTTCAAGCGATCACTGGATGTTCATCTCTAGCAAGGGGGCACTGACCGCCGGACGCCAGAACGCAGACTCGGCGATGTTTCCCTATTATAGCGCCGACAAGATTGTCGACACCTCAGCCAGCACAGGTCCCAAAACTCTGCTGCGAATCAGCAAGCAAAACGGAGACGAAGTGCTTTGGGAACCATTTTCAGCTGCCCCCATTCGCGACGAAACTCGTGTGCAAAACTTGTACAAGAATGCGATTGGAAATCAAATCCGATTCGAAGAAGTCCACCACGAACTGGGATTGGTTTTTCGGTACACGTGGGCATCTGGGCATCAGTTCGGCTTCATACGACAGTGTGAGTTGCTTAACACGACCAACGAAACAATCCAGACAACCGTCACCGATGGACTGCAAAACCTATTGCCGAGCGGCCTCGGAAAAGACTTTCAACTTCGATTCAGCAACCTGGCAGACGCCTACAAAAAGAATGAACTCGAAAGCGAATGCGGGCTTGGCCTGTACTACCTCAGTTCCATCCCGACCGACCGCGCCGAACCCAACGAAGGACTAACAACATCGGTGGCTTGGCAACACGGACTCGACACCCCGGCGATCGCAATCAGCAACGATCAGTGGGAAAATATCCGCCGTGGTGATCAATTGAAAACCGAACGAGATGTCCGTGGACGCCGTGGCGCTTATTTCATTTCCAAGCAGTTGGAAACTGAGCCGCACCAGACGATTCGGTGGTCCATCGTTGCGGACGTAAATTATGACCACACCGACGTGACCAATTTGCGAGAAAAACTGCTCGAACAGACAAACCAAGCTGCCGATCACGGCACGGACATCGGCAAGCAAATTGCCGACGATATTTCTGAGAATGAAGCCCAGTTGTTAGAGATATTGTCGGCGACAGACGGACGGCAAATGGGCGAGAATCGTTCACGCATCCACCGGCACCAGTCCAGCGTGCTGTTCAACGTGATGCGGGGCGGATTCCCAGCGCGGGGCTATGAAGTCGACACAGCAGATTTCCGAAATCATGCTCGGCAACTCAATCGTACAGTCGCCCAACGATGCGAAACGTTTCTCGCAAATCTGCCGGAAACGATACGGATCGACAGACTGCAATCGGAAATCTTCCAAACCGGCGACCTGGATTTGATTCGAATCGCGTCGGAGTACTTGCCGCTGACGTTCAGCCGTCGGCACGGCGACCCCACACGTCCGTGGAACGAATTCTCGATCGACGTTTGGACCAAGGAGGGCAAACCGAATTTGACTTACCAAGGCAATTGGCGAGACATTTTTCAAAACTGGGAAGCACTGGCGGTCTCGTACCCTCAATTCGCTGTCAGCATGATCTTTCGCTTCGTCAACGCGTCGACGGCTGACGGCCACAATCCGTACCGAATCTCGAAAAATGGTTTCGACTGGGAAGTCCCTGATACCAATGACCCCTGGGCGAACATTGGATACTGGGGCGACCACCAGATCATCTATTTGCTGGAACTGCTAAAGCGCGGGCGTGCAATGACACCGTCTCGTCTGAACGATTGTTTGTCACAGCCAACTTGCACGTACGCCGACATTCCGTATCGAATTCGTTCGGCAGAATCTCTGTTCCAAGACCCTCAAACAACGATCGATTTCGACTTGGCACGAGCGGCGGAGATCGATCGCCGAGTGGAAGCGATTGGTAGCGACGGAACGCTACTGTGGCGAAACGGCCAAGAACCCTATCACGTCGAACTGATCGAAAAACTACTCGTTCCCGTGCTGGCCAAGCTCACTAACTTTGTGCCTGGCGGAGGCGTGTGGCTGAACACTCAGCGCCCCGAATGGAACGACGCCAACAACGCTTTGGTCGGTAATGGCCTATCGGTAGTAACCGCTTGCTACCTACGTCAGTACCTTAGCTTTCTGATCGATTGGTTTGAAAGCGACAAAGAATCTATCCCGGAGTCTGCAAACCTATCGCGTGAAGTTGCAGACTTGGCCGATCGAATCAACGAGATTGTGACGACTCACGCTAGCAGTTTCACAGGACCGATCAACGATGTCACACGACGTCAAATTTTGAATCAGCTGGCGAATGCAGGATCGGATTACCGAGCGAACTTGTACGCTGCCGGAATGTCTGGCGAAAAGACGGCAGTCCCGATCGAGTCCTTGGTCAAACTGCTGCAACGATCAAGAATCATGATCGACCACACGATCGCGTCAAATCGACGCGACGATGGCATGTACCACGCGTACAACCTAATGCATCTGAGTTCCGATAGCGCTGCGGTCATTCACCTCTATGAAATGCTCGAAGGTCAAGTTGCGGTACTCAGTAGCGGACTGCTGACAGCGGCCGAGTCGCTCTCAGTCCTTGACTCGCTTCGCGGCAGTCGGATGTACCGCGCCGATCAACAAAGCTACATGCTTTACCCCGACCGCGAGTTGCCGCGATTCCTGGACAAGAACCATGTCAGTCCCGAATCGGTGTTGCGATCGAAGCTTGTGCAGCAAATGCTGGCCGATGGAAATACAACTTTGGTTCGACGGGATGTGCTGGGCAACGTTCACTTCAACCGCAGTTTTTGCAACTCTGCGGATTTGATAGATGCGCTAGACACCTTGCGAACGACGCCCACGTATCGCGACCTAGCATCATCGGAACGCGACTTGTTAGTCGATATCTACGAAGACACATTCCAGCATCGCAGTTTTACAGGTCGCTCGGGCACGTTCTTTGGCTACGAAGGACTTGGGTCGATTTATTGGCACATGGTTTCAAAACTAGCGTTAGCTGTTATGAACTTGTGCGTGGAAGAGCGTGAAGCAAATCGCGGAGGCAGATCCCAGGCTCTGCCGGGCTTGCTGCAACACTATCGCGACATTTGTCGTGGCATCGGATCGACGAAGACGCCGTCCCAGTACGGCGCATTCCCATCCGACCCCTACTCACATTCTCCCGCCGGCGCCGGTGTCCAGCAACCTGGAATGACCGGGCAAGTGAAGGAAGACATTCTCTCGCGATGGTCCGAAATTGGGATCCGAATCAAGCATGGGCAACTGCGTTTTGATCCAATCTTTTTTGACATCACAGAACTCATGCAACACGATTCGTCGCTTGACTTCGTTGATGTCGGGGGAAACCGAAGCTCGCTGCCAGTTCCGACTGGATGCTTTGCCATGACGCTTTGCCAAGTTCCGATCGTCTATTGCCAAAGCGATCAACCTGGCATCACCGTCCATCGCTTAGACCAACCACAAGTGGTTCGCGACGATCTAGCGCTGACCACACCGGAGAGCGAATCGCTATTCGCTCGCCGCGGCGAAATCACTTTGATTGAAGTCCGATTCTGCCCTACCTGAGACTTACAAACACCTTCTTCGTTCGAACCATTCCCTCCGCTAACTTTAAAGCGAGTCATCTTGAAAAACACGAAACACCTTTCCAAAACGGTTTCCACCGGCGTCTTTGCCCTTGCGTTTGTGATTTCATCGGCGACAGCCCAAGACAAGGCCGCTTCGACGATCTCGCCGGCCAATCAAGCAAATGACAAGGCGAGAAAACTGGTTTGGAGCGACGAGTTTAACGGCACCTCCCTTGACTACAGCAAATGGGGCATCGAGGAGAACGCGTTTGGTGGCGGCAACCAAGAACTGCAAATCTATACCGACCGAAGCGAAAACGTCCGAGTCGAAGGCGGCAACCTAGTCTTAGAAGCTCGCCACGATAACGCTGGCATCAGCGGAACGACTCGCGAATACTCAGCCGGCCGAGTTCGCACGAAGAACCGTGGCGATTGGAAATACGGACGCATCGAAGTCCGTGCAAAACTACCCATTGGACAGGGAATCTGGCCGGCGATCTGGATGCTGCCGACTGACAACAAGTACGGTACCTGGGCATCGAGCGGTGAAATTGACATCATGGAATACCGCGGGCAAACGCCCAACGAAGTTCTGGGAACTTTGCACTATGGCGGCGTGTGGCCCAACAATACGCACACCGGCGCGAGCATGAAGCTAGACCAAGGCAACTTTTCGGACGACTTCCATACCTTTGCTATGGATTGGCAAGAAGGAAAAATCACGTGGTCCGTCGATGGAAAACCTTACCAAACCCAGACCAGTTGGACGTCCGCAGGCGGCGAATTCCCAGCCCCCTTTGACCAACGGTTCCACCTGTTGCTGAACTTGGCCGTCGGCGGCGGATTTGTCGGCGCCCCCGACGACTCCACATCGTTCCCACAACAGATGCTGATTGATTTCGTTCGTGTCTATCAATGAACACGCCTGCAATCAGCATCTTGATTCAGTCCAGAATTCAAGTCTACTGCTGACGCAGTGACGAAAAATTCTTCGCATCAGGGTGAGCTGGCAAAGTGGCTTTCCATTTTTTCAGCTCGCCTACGAGCTCTTTGACAACCGCCGGTTTGCTGTCGCTAAGATCGGTCGCTTCATAGGGATCAGCGACAATGTCATAGAGTTCAACGTAAGAAGAATCTTGGCTCGCCAACAGCTTCCAGTTCTTACTAACGACACAGAACGCAACCCAGTGGTAAGACTCAACTTGCCCCGGCTTCCCATGTCCGGACATTTTCCAAAATAGCGGTTTACTGCGTCCCAAGCTAGATTTCCCCGTCAACTCAGCAAGCTGGCCGATACCATCGGGCTGATATCCGCCGGGAAGTTCAACATCGGCGATATCACAAAAAGTTGGCAACAGGTCGACCGCCGAAATCATTAAATCGTTGTCAACTTTGCCTGCAGCAATTTTACCTGGCCAACGAGCGATGAACGGCACATTGATGCCGCCTTCGAACAAGGAAGCCTTGTAGCCTTTTCGTCCTGCCGTGATGCCTTTGGACGCTGCGATACCGAAACCGGCACCGGTTGCCGAATCGTATGTTAGGTCGAGAGCCGCCGACGACTTTGCTCGCGCCGGCCCATTGTCTGAGCTGAAAATGACGAGCGTATTGTCGACCAAGTCCAAACGTTCAAGCGCCTGCAAAACTTCGCCGATTCGATCGTCTGCGTGCGACAACACCGATGCATAGATTTCGTCATTTTCGCCGAGCCCGCTGTCACGGAATCGCCATCGATACTTTGGAACGACGTGAAACGGTGTGTGAGGTTCGTGAATCCACAGGTTGACAAAGAATGGCTTGCCAGCTTTTTGACTGTTTTCGATAAACGACACAGCGTTCGTCGCATCTTCGTGAACCGGCATTTGTTCGCCCGAACAATTAAAGGCACCATACGCGTCGTAACCGTAAACCGAAGGCGTCGGCGAATCGGGAATCATGTCGTTGGACAAATGCCACTTTCCAAAATGGCCTGTCGCATATCCCGCCGATTGCAATAGCCTCGGCATGGTTATCGCATTCGTGTCCAGCCAGTCAGGCATGTTCCGTTTTGCATTGCTGGGCACCCAGGCAAAGTGCCCATCGATATTGAACCGTGCCGGAAAATGTCCCGTCATGACCGCGGTTCGGCTCGGCGAACAAACTCCGCTAGCGACCGTGAACCGATGAAAGTCAGTACCCTCGCGAGCCAATCGATCGATATTCGGTGTTTTTACATAAGGATGTCCGTGACAACTCAGATCGCCCCAACCCCAGTCATCGGCAAAAATGAACAAAATATTCGGCTTGGTGGCCGCCGTTTCGGCGGCCCGCACAAGCGTCGAGCCAAAACACGTCAATAGGACGGCGATGAATGTGAAACGATTCACGGGTACTCTTTCTAGGTCAAAGGATTAAAGAACAGTGTGTATGCGACGCACCCCCAAGCGATGAAATGAGCTCTCGACTTACCTATTTCTGAGTCGGGTATCCGAGAGCATTTCCAACGACACATCGCATACGATAGGCGTGAGTCACGCACCTGATGATCTTAAATGCCGGGAGAGATCCGTTGTGATGCCGAGACCGTTTTTCTCGCATTTCACCAGTCTTCCTGCACCCCGACGATCACCGGTGATCCGGGACATTCCTGACAGCGATATGAATTTGGTTGATTGATGAAGCAAAGATATTTGGAACGCTGCATTGCAATCATCGGATGTATGCTTTGCGTCTTGCTGGGATGCGAGTCAAAATCGCCTGCTCCAATCGCTGAACAGGGACACGCGAGCGTTGCTGCGTCCA is part of the Rubripirellula reticaptiva genome and harbors:
- a CDS encoding glycoside hydrolase family 16 protein — encoded protein: MKNTKHLSKTVSTGVFALAFVISSATAQDKAASTISPANQANDKARKLVWSDEFNGTSLDYSKWGIEENAFGGGNQELQIYTDRSENVRVEGGNLVLEARHDNAGISGTTREYSAGRVRTKNRGDWKYGRIEVRAKLPIGQGIWPAIWMLPTDNKYGTWASSGEIDIMEYRGQTPNEVLGTLHYGGVWPNNTHTGASMKLDQGNFSDDFHTFAMDWQEGKITWSVDGKPYQTQTSWTSAGGEFPAPFDQRFHLLLNLAVGGGFVGAPDDSTSFPQQMLIDFVRVYQ
- a CDS encoding sulfatase family protein; the protein is MAVLLTCFGSTLVRAAETAATKPNILFIFADDWGWGDLSCHGHPYVKTPNIDRLAREGTDFHRFTVASGVCSPSRTAVMTGHFPARFNIDGHFAWVPSNAKRNMPDWLDTNAITMPRLLQSAGYATGHFGKWHLSNDMIPDSPTPSVYGYDAYGAFNCSGEQMPVHEDATNAVSFIENSQKAGKPFFVNLWIHEPHTPFHVVPKYRWRFRDSGLGENDEIYASVLSHADDRIGEVLQALERLDLVDNTLVIFSSDNGPARAKSSAALDLTYDSATGAGFGIAASKGITAGRKGYKASLFEGGINVPFIARWPGKIAAGKVDNDLMISAVDLLPTFCDIADVELPGGYQPDGIGQLAELTGKSSLGRSKPLFWKMSGHGKPGQVESYHWVAFCVVSKNWKLLASQDSSYVELYDIVADPYEATDLSDSKPAVVKELVGELKKWKATLPAHPDAKNFSSLRQQ